One Lutra lutra chromosome 18, mLutLut1.2, whole genome shotgun sequence genomic window carries:
- the ELFN1 gene encoding protein ELFN1, protein MAGCLWGALWACVAAAILLHAGGLARGDCWLIEGDKGFVWLAICSQNQPPYEAIPQQINSTIVDLRLNENRIRSVHYASLSRFGNLTYLNLTKNEIGYIEDGAFSGQFNLQVLQLGYNRLRNLTEGVLRGLAKLEYLYLQANLIEVVTPGAFWECPNVVNVDLSMNRIQRLHGTTFAGLARLSVCELYSNPFYCSCELLGFLRWLAAFANATHAHDRVQCESPPLYAGYFLLGQGRHGQRSILTKLQSVCTDGAYVAEPPPVPGRLPPGRAPPPPPPPPPPEPSEPPCADEDCFSGDGTTPLVALPTLAPQAEARPLLKVKQLTQNSATITVQLPSPFTRMYTLEHFNNSRSSTVSRLTKPQEEIRLTNLYTLTNYTYCVVSTSSGLHHNHTCLTIGLPKPPGPPGPVPSPSTATHYIMTILGCLFGMVLVLGAVYYCLRRRRRQEEKHKKAAAAGSLKKTIIELKYGPELEAPGLAPLSQGPLLGPEATTRIPYLAAGEMEPYKLAESGETPKASKGSYMEVRTGEPAERRDCELGRPGPDSQSSVAEISTIAKEVDKVNQIINNCIDALKSEATSFQGGKAGAGAVSAAEPQLVLLSEPLAGKHGFLAPVYKDTFGHGLQRHHSVEAATGPPRASSSSSGSARSPRAFRAEAAGVHKAAAAEAKYIEKSSPATDAILTVTPAAAVLRAEAEKGRHYGEHRHSYPGSHPAEPPAPPAPPPHESLGGRKASILEPLTRPRPRELAYSPLSPQYHNLSYSSSPEYACRASQSIWERLRLSRRRHKDHEEFMAAGHALRKKVQFAKDEDLHDILDYWKGVSAQHKS, encoded by the coding sequence ATGGCCGGGTGCCTCTGGGGCGCGCTATGGGCGTGCGTGGCGGCCGCCATCCTGCTGCACGCGGGCGGCCTGGCCCGCGGAGACTGCTGGCTGATCGAGGGCGACAAGGGCTTCGTGTGGCTGGCCATCTGCAGCCAGAACCAGCCGCCCTACGAGGCCATCCCACAGCAGATCAACAGCACTATCGTGGACCTGCGGCTGAACGAGAACCGGATCCGCAGCGTGCACTACGCCTCGCTCAGCCGCTTTGGCAACCTCACGTACCTCAACCTCACCAAGAACGAGATCGGCTACATCGAGGACGGCGCCTTCTCGGGCCAGTTCAACCTGCAGGTGCTGCAGCTGGGCTACAATCGGCTGCGGAACCTGACGGAGGGCGTGCTGCGTGGGCTGGCCAAGCTTGAGTACCTGTACCTGCAGGCCAATCTCATTGAGGTGGTCACGCCCGGTGCCTTCTGGGAGTGCCCCAACGTCGTCAACGTCGACCTGTCCATGAACCGTATCCAGCGGCTGCACGGCACCACCTTCGCCGGCCTGGCCCGGCTGTCCGTGTGCGAGCTCTACAGCAACCCCTTCTACTGCTCCTGTGAGCTCCTGGGCTTCCTGCGCTGGCTGGCCGCCTTCGCCAACGCCACGCATGCCCATGACCGCGTGCAGTGTGAGTCGCCGCCACTCTACGCCGGCTACTTCCTGCTGGGCCAGGGCCGCCACGGCCAGCGCAGCATCCTCACCAAGCTGCAGTCCGTGTGCACCGACGGCGCCTACGTGGCTGAGCCGCCCCCTGTGCCGGGACGCCTGCCCCCAGGCCGTgcacccccaccgcccccgcccccgccgccccccgagCCCAGCGAGCCTCCCTGCGCCGATGAGGACTGCTTCTCTGGTGACGGCACCACACCGCTGGTGGCACTGCCCACGCTGGCCCCCCAGGCTGAGGCGCGGCCCCTCCTCAAGGTCAAGCAGCTAACGCAGAACTCGGCCACCATCACGGTGCAGCTGCCCAGCCCGTTCACGCGCATGTACACGCTGGAGCATTTCAACAACAGCCGCTCGTCCACCGTGTCCCGGCTGACCAAGCCGCAGGAGGAGATCCGCCTGACCAACCTGTACACGCTCACCAACTACACCTACTGTGTGGTGTCCACCAGCTCCGGCCTGCACCACAACCACACCTGCCTCACCATCGGCCTGCCCAAGCCGCCCGGCCCGCCCGGCCCTGTGCCCAGCCCGTCCACGGCCACGCACTACATCATGACCATCCTGGGCTGCCTGTTCGGCATGGTGCTGGTGCTGGGCGCCGTCTACTACTGCCTGCGCCGGCGGAGACGCCAGGAGGAAAAGCACAAGAAGGCGGCCGCGGCCGGCAGCCTCAAGAAGACCATCATCGAGCTCAAGTACGGGCCTGAGCTGGAGGCCCCTGGCCTGGCCCCACTGTCCCAGGGCCCACTGCTGGGCCCTGAGGCCACGACCCGCATCCCGTACCTGGCGGCTGGTGAGATGGAGCCGTACAAGTTGGCAGAGAGCGGCGAGACGCCCAAGGCCAGCAAGGGCAGCTACATGGAGGTGCGCACGGGCGAGCCCGCGGAGCGCAGGGACTGCGAGCTGGGCCGGCCCGGCCCTGACAGCCAGAGCTCGGTGGCCGAGATCTCCACCATCGCCAAGGAGGTGGACAAGGTCAACCAGATCATCAACAACTGCATCGACGCGCTCAAGTCTGAGGCCACCTCCTTCCAGGGCGGCAAGGCCGGCGCCGGGGCCGTGTCCGCGGCTGAGCCGCAGCTGGTGCTGCTGTCGGAGCCGCTGGCCGGCAAGCACGGCTTCCTGGCGCCCGTCTACAAGGACACCTTTGGCCATGGCCTGCAGCGGCACCACAGCGTGGAGGCAGCCACCGGCCCGCCGCGCGCCAGCTCCTCGTCCAGCGGCTCTGCACGCAGCCCGCGAGCCTTCCGCGCCGAGGCCGCTGGTGTCCATAAGGCCGCAGCCGCTGAGGCCAAGTACATTGAGAAGAGCTCCCCTGCCACCGACGCCATCCTCACTGTGACACCCGCAGCTGCCGTGCTGCGGGCCGAGGCCGAGAAAGGCCGCCACTACGGCGAGCACCGGCACTCGTACCCCGGCTCCCACCCGGCCGAGCCCCCCGcaccccccgcacccccaccccatgaGAGCCTGGGTGGCCGCAAGGCGTCCATCCTGGAGCCGCTGACCCGGCCGCGGCCCCGCGAGCTGGCCTACTCGCCACTGTCCCCGCAGTACCACAACCTGAGCTACTCCTCCAGCCCCGAGTATGCCTGCAGGGCCTCCCAGAGCATCTGGGAGCGTCTCAGACTGAGCCGCCGGCGCCACAAGGACCACGAGGAGTTCATGGCAGCCGGCCACGCCCTGCGCAAGAAGGTTCAGTTCGCCAAAGACGAGGACCTGCACGACATCCTGGACTACTGGAAGGGCGTGTCGGCCCAGCACAAGTCCTGA